In one Paenibacillus sp. JQZ6Y-1 genomic region, the following are encoded:
- the cimA gene encoding citramalate synthase → MSKSISIFDTTLRDGTQGEGISLSADDKLKIAKKLDELGVHYIEGGIPGSNGKDIEFFKRVQQLGLNAKITAFGSTRRKGSVAHEDANLQRMIESGAQAATLVGKSWDFHVHTALQTTLEENLAMIADSISFLRQQQMEVIFDAEHFFDGYKNNPEYALSVLRSAHEAGAQWLTLCDTNGGTLPHEIYEIVSSLRLELGGAGIGIHTHNDCELAVANTLSAVQAGARQVQGTLNGYGERCGNANLCSILPNLQLKMDYDCISTAQLAQLTNTARYVSEIANVHMPVNQPYVGNAAFAHKGGIHVSAILRDSRTYEHIEPEQVGNKQRILVSELAGQSNILSKAKEMNLDLNPEKEETKQIIGKIKDLEHQGYQFEGADASLELLLREANGETSEWFVFESFKMLVEKNAGSAVVSEAFVKIRIGGESIYTAAEGNGPVNALDNALRKALIQCFPNLREMHLSDYKVRVLDEADATASKVRVLIESKNLQSTWSTVGVSANVIEASWEALVDSIRYALLGQQLPEASSGTAATSQGIVNH, encoded by the coding sequence ATGTCCAAATCCATATCGATTTTCGACACGACGTTACGGGACGGTACGCAGGGCGAAGGAATCAGCTTATCCGCTGATGACAAGCTAAAAATCGCCAAAAAGCTCGATGAGCTTGGTGTTCATTACATCGAAGGCGGTATTCCGGGTAGCAATGGTAAGGATATCGAGTTTTTCAAACGGGTTCAGCAGTTGGGGCTGAACGCGAAGATTACCGCTTTTGGCAGTACGCGCCGCAAAGGTAGTGTTGCCCATGAAGATGCCAATCTACAACGAATGATCGAATCCGGCGCACAAGCAGCCACATTGGTAGGGAAATCATGGGATTTCCATGTGCATACTGCCCTGCAAACGACGCTGGAAGAGAATCTGGCGATGATCGCCGATTCGATCTCCTTTTTGAGGCAACAGCAGATGGAAGTTATTTTTGATGCCGAGCACTTTTTTGACGGCTACAAAAACAATCCAGAATATGCGCTGTCCGTACTCCGGTCTGCCCATGAAGCAGGTGCACAGTGGCTGACGCTATGTGATACCAACGGTGGTACACTGCCACATGAAATTTATGAAATCGTATCCAGTCTGCGACTGGAGCTAGGTGGGGCTGGCATCGGTATTCATACGCACAATGATTGCGAGCTGGCAGTTGCCAATACGCTTAGCGCTGTTCAAGCAGGAGCACGTCAAGTACAAGGAACATTGAACGGTTATGGCGAACGCTGTGGCAACGCCAACCTCTGCTCCATTTTGCCAAATTTGCAGCTTAAAATGGATTATGACTGTATATCCACCGCGCAGCTTGCTCAATTGACCAATACCGCTCGTTATGTAAGCGAGATTGCCAATGTGCATATGCCGGTCAATCAGCCGTATGTTGGTAATGCCGCGTTTGCCCATAAGGGTGGCATTCACGTCTCTGCGATTTTGCGCGATTCGCGTACGTATGAGCATATTGAGCCAGAACAGGTTGGGAATAAGCAACGCATTCTTGTTTCCGAGCTGGCAGGACAGAGCAATATCCTGTCCAAAGCAAAAGAAATGAATCTAGACCTCAATCCAGAAAAAGAAGAAACCAAGCAGATCATCGGCAAAATCAAAGATTTGGAGCATCAGGGCTACCAATTTGAAGGCGCAGATGCTTCGCTGGAATTACTGCTGCGGGAAGCGAATGGGGAGACATCCGAATGGTTTGTATTTGAATCGTTCAAGATGCTTGTCGAGAAAAACGCTGGTTCTGCCGTCGTTTCCGAAGCCTTTGTCAAAATCCGCATTGGCGGTGAGAGCATCTATACCGCAGCGGAAGGCAATGGTCCAGTCAATGCGCTGGATAACGCACTGCGCAAAGCACTGATTCAGTGTTTTCCCAACCTACGCGAAATGCATCTGTCTGACTATAAAGTACGGGTGTTGGACGAAGCGGATGCGACTGCTTCCAAGGTTCGTGTATTGATCGAATCGAAAAACCTGCAAAGTACATGGAGTACCGTTGGCGTCTCTGCTAACGTAATCGAAGCGAGCTGGGAAGCATTGGTTGATAGTATTCGCTACGCATTGCTTGGTCAGCAATTGCCTGAAGCATCTAGCGGAACTGCTGCTACATCGCAGGGAATCGTCAATCATTAA
- a CDS encoding metallophosphoesterase family protein, whose amino-acid sequence MIYITGDVHGVPGLNKRLNTRQFPQQKNMTKADYVIIAGDFGMVWNLDKEDQFWLKWLHKTKPFTTLFIDGNHENFDLLEQFPVEQWNGGSVRRINDSVLHLMRGQVYEIEGKTFFTFGGAASHDREYRKEGKSWWAREMPSEEEYEHGLQELQCRNWQVDYVITHTCSRQSLDWIRQHYDTDVVPDQMHDYFQYIQEHLHYKQWWFGHFHKDVKVSDHQQLIYHNLIQI is encoded by the coding sequence ATGATCTATATCACTGGAGATGTTCATGGTGTGCCTGGCTTGAATAAGCGGTTGAACACCCGTCAGTTCCCACAGCAAAAGAATATGACCAAAGCAGATTATGTCATCATTGCCGGAGATTTTGGAATGGTATGGAATCTGGATAAGGAAGATCAGTTCTGGTTGAAATGGTTACATAAAACCAAGCCATTTACCACCTTGTTTATCGATGGCAATCATGAGAATTTTGATCTGCTGGAACAATTCCCAGTGGAGCAATGGAATGGTGGTAGTGTTCGTAGGATTAATGATAGTGTGCTGCATTTAATGCGTGGACAAGTATACGAGATTGAAGGGAAAACATTTTTTACATTTGGTGGTGCGGCGTCTCATGATCGAGAATATCGCAAAGAAGGCAAAAGCTGGTGGGCGCGCGAAATGCCATCCGAAGAGGAATATGAGCACGGATTACAGGAGCTACAGTGCCGTAATTGGCAGGTCGATTATGTGATTACCCATACCTGTTCCCGACAAAGTCTAGACTGGATCAGGCAGCATTATGATACCGATGTGGTACCAGATCAGATGCACGATTATTTCCAATATATACAGGAGCATTTACATTATAAGCAATGGTGGTTTGGTCATTTTCATAAGGATGTAAAGGTATCGGATCATCAGCAATTGATTTATCACAATCTCATTCAGATATAA
- a CDS encoding HEAT repeat domain-containing protein has product MARAGRELSKQVAVCLNKLYKLQNSKWLELIQRSGEYAVIPYLVPFLSSDDQMLEMTAENTISDLLRRCPPNELVWLSEQMREHLPYAYRENNRRWTQLTTATMASWGQSVHPVKWIMASFHRDGYVREAAVKRMVLNRDGSEIPFLLIRTNDWVSSIRFRAYKALQQRIHEHNADIFIQNIALVQRLVDCGREHRERYDALIEAIYELLRRPECATALQAGMQAEEPYIRRFCFQLGLPCDHLDTEQLLQWALQDSDSSIRIWAARQVSQQLQGDSLLSALEYMRHDSFPPVRREALEQLSDGFPEQAVPYVQSALLDRNAVVREVARRCISRVQPLNLVEFYLDMIWNEEAYPFQLAAALYGLGETGQAEDAEVIAEERNHPEVAVRKAVIRGLARLDIRSYGHVLRAALFDPQPGISREAVPAIQRHIYLLNREEWLHGLLEKHPRHVHRNLFRLLPAYERWEQLDMLLDILNQETLSWIRQAAGHQLNRWIHQSNRGFHMRPSGETADHLLDKLKACERRMDSNKAHMLRWMIMS; this is encoded by the coding sequence ATGGCACGAGCGGGAAGAGAATTATCCAAGCAGGTAGCGGTTTGCCTGAACAAGCTCTATAAGCTGCAAAATAGCAAATGGTTGGAATTGATCCAACGTTCCGGCGAATATGCGGTGATTCCATATCTGGTGCCGTTTCTGAGCAGTGATGATCAAATGCTGGAGATGACAGCGGAAAATACGATTAGCGATTTGCTGCGTCGCTGCCCGCCCAATGAGCTGGTATGGCTAAGTGAACAAATGCGTGAGCATCTGCCCTATGCGTACCGTGAAAACAATCGACGTTGGACCCAGCTAACGACTGCAACGATGGCAAGCTGGGGGCAGAGTGTGCATCCAGTGAAGTGGATCATGGCTAGCTTCCACCGAGATGGCTATGTACGTGAAGCGGCGGTCAAACGTATGGTGCTGAATCGCGATGGCTCTGAAATCCCCTTTTTGCTTATCCGTACGAATGATTGGGTATCCAGCATTCGTTTCCGAGCGTACAAAGCGCTGCAACAGCGTATTCATGAGCATAATGCCGATATTTTTATTCAAAATATTGCGTTGGTGCAGCGTCTAGTCGATTGTGGTCGTGAGCATCGGGAGCGGTATGATGCCCTGATCGAAGCGATCTATGAGCTGCTGCGTCGCCCGGAATGTGCCACTGCGCTTCAAGCAGGCATGCAGGCAGAAGAACCGTATATTCGGCGGTTCTGCTTCCAGCTTGGATTGCCATGTGATCATCTGGATACAGAGCAACTGCTACAATGGGCGCTTCAAGACAGTGACAGCTCCATTCGCATCTGGGCAGCGCGGCAGGTGTCGCAGCAGCTGCAAGGTGACAGTCTGCTATCTGCATTGGAATATATGCGTCACGATTCATTTCCACCTGTTCGGCGGGAGGCGCTGGAACAGCTGTCCGATGGATTCCCCGAGCAGGCGGTACCTTATGTGCAGAGCGCTTTGCTAGATCGGAATGCAGTAGTACGAGAAGTGGCTCGGCGGTGTATAAGCCGCGTGCAGCCGCTGAATCTAGTGGAATTTTATCTCGATATGATCTGGAATGAGGAGGCGTATCCTTTCCAATTAGCTGCCGCTCTATATGGATTGGGCGAAACGGGACAGGCGGAGGATGCTGAGGTGATCGCCGAGGAGAGGAATCATCCAGAGGTAGCTGTACGCAAAGCGGTCATTCGTGGACTGGCACGGCTGGATATTCGCTCGTATGGGCATGTGCTTCGTGCTGCACTGTTTGATCCGCAGCCAGGGATTTCGCGTGAGGCGGTACCTGCGATTCAGCGGCATATTTATTTGTTGAATCGCGAAGAATGGCTGCACGGATTGTTGGAAAAGCACCCTCGTCATGTGCATCGTAATTTGTTCCGTTTGTTGCCTGCATATGAGCGCTGGGAGCAGCTGGATATGCTGTTGGATATTTTAAACCAAGAGACATTATCATGGATTCGACAAGCAGCCGGGCATCAGCTGAATCGCTGGATTCATCAATCCAATCGGGGATTCCATATGCGACCGTCCGGCGAGACGGCAGATCATTTGCTGGACAAGCTAAAGGCATGTGAGCGCCGAATGGACAGCAATAAAGCACATATGCTGCGCTGGATGATCATGTCCTGA
- a CDS encoding DUF6756 family protein, whose translation MSYSRRLRANNHIHMTRSAIESVRKENNIKYEQFHEFGKLEWQSVYHQLSQIFVPRGVYPDGRTLYQCWKYWEEDYEVLYAGENYLDDLNFIIPSHDKVVLLAEEGSYGRKEYWLYEGYVDAVYRIIHEAALYNYMIASKKYNWILAETQEGFLYGKGEPVVSNMISLSKRKKR comes from the coding sequence ATGAGCTACTCAAGAAGACTTCGCGCAAACAATCATATCCATATGACCAGAAGTGCTATTGAAAGTGTTCGTAAGGAAAATAACATTAAGTATGAACAATTCCATGAATTTGGCAAATTGGAGTGGCAATCAGTATATCATCAATTATCACAAATATTTGTACCTCGTGGTGTGTATCCTGATGGAAGAACGTTATATCAATGTTGGAAATATTGGGAAGAAGACTATGAAGTATTGTATGCTGGTGAGAATTACCTTGACGACTTGAATTTTATTATCCCCTCTCACGATAAGGTCGTGTTATTAGCAGAAGAAGGTTCATATGGACGGAAAGAGTATTGGCTATACGAAGGATACGTGGATGCAGTGTATCGAATCATTCATGAAGCAGCACTGTATAATTATATGATTGCCTCTAAAAAATATAACTGGATACTGGCTGAAACTCAGGAAGGTTTTTTGTATGGAAAAGGCGAACCAGTTGTAAGCAATATGATCTCATTGAGCAAACGTAAAAAGCGATAA